One genomic region from Rothia dentocariosa ATCC 17931 encodes:
- a CDS encoding SURF1 family protein — MWKLAFTPRWLGGLLLALVFVTGFVALSSWQFNASTSQQVHSDPAKDRVRPYTEILQAHQPVTNLTVDTVVQAKGKYVPGSSMLVAGRLNEGQHGYWVLSEFIPEGTDKAAALGSTKPRAITVARAWIAGEDDHAPSIPAEPTGTVEVAGRVVNAQGAAPYTRMAEKVLESASPAQLTNLWDSPLYDGVLTLSVEVPEDQKIPLTEQHTIAENATIIGQSENLRPIRAAQATNDANINWLNIFYSLEWLIFAAFALYLWGRMLKDAAHRAAEPAEYTQYFEYEGEYFVDETTGRPYYWDPADEQYYFFDEAPEEASVRMEDTPRNAPESGNPQKPADTKD, encoded by the coding sequence GTGTGGAAATTGGCGTTTACTCCCCGCTGGTTGGGCGGGCTTTTGCTGGCTCTCGTCTTTGTGACGGGGTTTGTTGCGCTCTCCAGCTGGCAGTTTAACGCCTCCACCTCACAGCAGGTACATTCTGATCCTGCGAAAGATCGAGTGCGACCCTATACCGAGATTCTGCAGGCGCATCAGCCCGTGACGAACTTGACGGTTGATACCGTAGTGCAGGCGAAGGGGAAGTACGTTCCAGGATCCTCCATGCTGGTAGCAGGCCGCCTGAATGAGGGGCAGCACGGATACTGGGTTCTGAGTGAATTTATTCCCGAAGGAACCGATAAAGCCGCCGCTTTGGGAAGCACCAAGCCCCGCGCTATTACAGTGGCACGAGCCTGGATAGCGGGTGAAGACGATCACGCGCCGAGCATACCCGCCGAGCCGACAGGGACAGTTGAGGTTGCCGGTCGTGTAGTAAATGCCCAGGGCGCCGCCCCGTACACGCGCATGGCTGAGAAAGTATTGGAAAGCGCATCCCCGGCACAGCTGACAAACCTGTGGGATTCACCCCTCTATGACGGCGTGCTCACGCTTTCTGTCGAAGTCCCCGAGGACCAAAAAATACCCCTCACCGAACAGCACACAATCGCAGAAAATGCCACTATTATTGGACAGTCCGAGAATCTGCGCCCTATTCGCGCAGCCCAGGCGACCAATGATGCCAACATCAACTGGCTCAACATCTTCTACTCGCTCGAGTGGCTGATTTTCGCGGCGTTCGCCCTCTACCTATGGGGACGCATGCTTAAGGATGCGGCGCATCGTGCCGCCGAACCTGCCGAATACACCCAGTATTTCGAGTACGAGGGCGAATACTTTGTGGACGAGACCACCGGACGCCCCTACTATTGGGACCCCGCCGACGAACAGTACTATTTCTTTGATGAAGCTCCCGAAGAAGCATCCGTGCGTATGGAAGATACACCACGCAACGCACCGGAGAGTGGTAATCCCCAGAAACCTGCAGATACAAAAGACTAA
- a CDS encoding DUF5655 domain-containing protein, which translates to MPSNKMISDFSDKPKTDSFYQAIDGYVMSLGKVKREFRAQVSYSVNRKFLWMWAYEKTKDGTLYFNVTLDRQEENKNIHRVTQVSPNRWNHHVEVKSLQTAKSQWLRTLIDMGFEFSTQ; encoded by the coding sequence ATGCCGAGCAACAAGATGATCAGTGATTTCTCGGACAAGCCGAAGACTGATTCCTTTTATCAGGCGATCGATGGGTATGTCATGAGCCTGGGTAAAGTCAAGAGGGAGTTTCGCGCGCAGGTCAGCTACTCTGTTAACCGGAAGTTTCTCTGGATGTGGGCATACGAGAAAACCAAGGATGGTACGTTGTACTTCAACGTGACCCTAGATCGCCAAGAGGAGAACAAGAATATCCACAGGGTCACTCAGGTCAGCCCTAATCGATGGAACCATCACGTTGAGGTCAAGTCACTGCAGACGGCGAAGAGCCAATGGCTACGTACCTTGATCGACATGGGTTTCGAATTCTCCACCCAGTGA
- the groL gene encoding chaperonin GroEL (60 kDa chaperone family; promotes refolding of misfolded polypeptides especially under stressful conditions; forms two stacked rings of heptamers to form a barrel-shaped 14mer; ends can be capped by GroES; misfolded proteins enter the barrel where they are refolded when GroES binds) — MAKQLEFNDAARKSLQAGVDKLADAVKVTLGPRGRNVVLDKQWGAPVITNDGVSIAREVELEDPYENLGAQLAKEVATKTNDVAGDGTTTATVLAQALVNEGLRNVTSGAAPAEVKRGIEAAVEKVSERLLQDAREVQGPEVAHVAAISAQSDQIGELLASAFEKVGQDGVITIEDGSSTEIELDITEGMQFDKGYLSPSFVTDAERGEAVLEDSLILLYQGKISTVAEIMPLLEKVVQAKKPLTIIAEDVDGEALSTLVVNKLRGTLDVVALKAPGFGDRRKAIMQDLAILTGSIVITPELGIDLAQATLEETGSARRVTVTKNTTTIVDGGGSKEAVEDRVQQLRREIEAVDSEWDREKLKERLAKLAGGVGVIKVGAATEVEAKERKHRIEDAVSSTRAALEEGIVSGGGSALIHASKALDGFELDSHDANVGVQIVRRALVQPLRWIAENAGDDGYVVAAKVAEQPVGHGYNAKTGEYVDLFEAGVIDPVKVTRSALQNASSIAALVLTTETLVVTKPEEEDEDE; from the coding sequence ATGGCTAAACAGCTTGAATTCAACGATGCCGCCCGTAAGTCCCTGCAGGCCGGCGTCGATAAACTCGCCGATGCGGTCAAGGTTACCCTCGGCCCACGCGGGCGCAATGTTGTGCTCGATAAACAGTGGGGTGCACCGGTTATCACGAATGATGGTGTCTCGATCGCCCGCGAAGTTGAGCTTGAAGACCCCTATGAAAACTTGGGCGCGCAGCTCGCTAAAGAGGTAGCCACCAAGACTAACGACGTTGCCGGTGACGGTACGACTACCGCAACCGTGCTGGCGCAGGCACTCGTGAATGAGGGACTGCGCAACGTAACAAGCGGTGCGGCACCTGCGGAGGTGAAGCGTGGCATTGAGGCCGCCGTTGAGAAGGTCTCCGAGCGTCTGCTTCAGGATGCCCGCGAGGTACAGGGCCCGGAAGTTGCGCATGTTGCCGCTATTTCGGCTCAGTCCGACCAGATCGGCGAGCTTTTGGCATCTGCTTTTGAGAAGGTCGGTCAGGACGGCGTCATTACTATCGAGGACGGCTCCTCCACTGAGATTGAGCTTGATATTACCGAGGGTATGCAGTTCGACAAGGGCTACCTTTCGCCTTCGTTCGTGACCGATGCCGAGCGTGGCGAAGCGGTTCTTGAAGATAGCCTCATTCTGCTCTACCAGGGTAAGATCTCCACTGTTGCCGAGATTATGCCTCTGCTGGAGAAGGTCGTACAGGCGAAAAAACCGCTGACCATTATCGCCGAAGACGTTGATGGTGAAGCACTGTCCACCCTCGTGGTGAATAAGCTCCGCGGAACTCTCGACGTTGTGGCGCTTAAGGCTCCCGGGTTCGGCGATCGCCGCAAGGCTATTATGCAGGATCTCGCCATTCTGACCGGCAGCATCGTGATTACCCCCGAACTGGGTATTGACCTGGCTCAGGCAACTCTCGAAGAAACCGGTTCGGCGCGCCGCGTGACCGTCACCAAGAACACCACCACGATTGTGGACGGCGGTGGCAGCAAGGAAGCGGTTGAAGACCGTGTGCAGCAGCTGCGCCGAGAGATCGAGGCCGTCGATTCCGAGTGGGATCGCGAAAAGCTCAAGGAACGCCTGGCGAAGCTCGCCGGTGGCGTGGGCGTGATCAAGGTGGGCGCGGCAACCGAGGTTGAGGCTAAGGAACGTAAGCACCGCATCGAAGACGCTGTGTCTTCTACCCGCGCGGCTCTTGAAGAAGGCATCGTATCCGGTGGCGGTTCGGCACTGATCCACGCCAGCAAGGCGCTCGACGGTTTTGAACTCGATAGCCACGACGCAAACGTAGGTGTGCAGATTGTACGCCGCGCCCTGGTACAGCCGCTGCGCTGGATTGCCGAAAACGCTGGCGACGACGGCTATGTGGTGGCGGCAAAGGTCGCCGAACAGCCCGTTGGTCACGGTTACAACGCCAAAACCGGTGAGTATGTTGATCTGTTCGAAGCGGGCGTAATTGACCCCGTGAAGGTCACCCGCTCTGCGCTGCAGAATGCATCATCTATCGCGGCTTTGGTACTCACGACCGAGACTCTGGTGGTTACCAAGCCCGAAGAAGAGGACGAAGACGAATAA
- a CDS encoding DUF3817 domain-containing protein, with the protein MSENSEKNTKITPVERTDGRKVTLSQNASKASADGAEHAPQGGFTVRKKFGGTETQIRSALTFYKWCAWISGTFLLLLVVEMITHHGMGYDLVAGAKDAATGSDVSFGVLNRETGNLTGGVNISTWVLIIHGWFYIIYLFSCIRIWLLMRWGIAQLIVMALGGVVPFLSFIVEKRIHAETLAQLEANPQATKRY; encoded by the coding sequence ATGTCAGAGAACTCCGAGAAGAACACAAAAATTACCCCGGTAGAACGTACCGACGGGCGCAAAGTCACCCTATCGCAGAATGCCTCAAAAGCATCAGCAGACGGGGCAGAACACGCGCCCCAGGGTGGATTTACGGTGCGCAAAAAATTTGGCGGTACCGAAACGCAGATTCGTTCCGCGCTAACCTTCTATAAATGGTGCGCATGGATATCCGGTACCTTCCTGTTGCTGCTGGTGGTTGAGATGATCACTCATCACGGGATGGGTTATGACCTGGTGGCGGGTGCAAAAGACGCCGCAACCGGTTCCGATGTATCGTTCGGCGTCCTTAACCGCGAAACCGGCAACCTCACCGGCGGAGTAAACATCTCCACATGGGTGCTTATCATTCACGGCTGGTTCTACATCATTTACCTGTTCTCCTGCATCCGTATTTGGCTGCTCATGCGCTGGGGCATCGCCCAGCTCATCGTCATGGCGCTCGGCGGCGTGGTGCCATTCCTCTCATTCATTGTTGAGAAACGCATCCACGCAGAAACCCTGGCGCAGCTTGAAGCAAACCCGCAGGCAACCAAACGATACTAG
- the groES gene encoding co-chaperone GroES, giving the protein MAIKPLEDRVVVKLEQAEQTTASGLVIPETAKEKPQEARVVAVGPGRVDDKGNRVPVDIAEGDVVVFSRYGGTEVKYQGEEYLILSARDVLAIVD; this is encoded by the coding sequence ATGGCTATTAAGCCCCTCGAAGACCGAGTAGTTGTCAAACTAGAGCAGGCTGAGCAGACCACCGCATCCGGTCTGGTTATTCCCGAAACTGCAAAGGAGAAGCCGCAGGAGGCTCGCGTAGTAGCTGTGGGCCCCGGTCGTGTGGACGATAAGGGCAACCGCGTTCCCGTCGATATCGCCGAAGGCGACGTAGTCGTGTTCTCCCGCTATGGCGGTACCGAGGTCAAGTACCAGGGCGAGGAATACCTGATTCTCTCCGCTCGTGACGTTCTGGCGATCGTCGACTAA
- a CDS encoding copper-translocating P-type ATPase, with product MSTPHHSGDHHGDHPAPETDHTHHPAHASHEHHADADTHGQAMPHGHPHSVLDEDHQVHGHGEHAGHSTAMFRDRFWWSLILSIPVVIFSPMVAHLLGYHLPAFPGSTWVPPVLDTIIFVYGGTPFLKGGWKELKSRQPGMMLLIAMAITVAFVASWVTTLGLGGFDLDFWWELALLVTIMLLGHWLEMRALGGASSALDALAALLPDEAEKVIDGTTRTVATSELVVDDVVLVRAGARVPADGTILDGAAEFDEAMITGESRPVFRDTGDKVVAGTVATDNTVRVRVEATGGDTALAGIQRMVADAQESSSRAQALADRAAALLFWFALISALITAVVWTIIGSPDDAVVRTVTVLVIACPHALGLAIPLVIAISTERAAKSGVLIKDRMALERMRTIDVVLFDKTGTLTEGAHAVTGVAAAVGVTEGELLALAAAAEADSEHPVARAIVAAAAAHPEASRRQIRATGFSAASGRGVRATVDGAEILVGGPNMLREFNLTTPAELTDTTSAWTGRGAGVLHIVRDGQIIGAVAVEDKIRPESRAAVKALQDRGVKVAMITGDAQQVAQAVGQDLGIDEVFAEVLPQDKDTKVTQLQERGLSVAMVGDGVNDAPALARAEVGIAIGAGTDVAMESAGVVLASDDPRAMLSMIELSQASYRKMIQNLIWASGYNILAVPLAAGVLASSGILLPPAAAAVLMSLSTIVVALNAQLLRRIDLDPAHLAPTSPKEEHTTPTPASTAVH from the coding sequence ATGAGCACTCCCCACCATTCCGGCGATCACCATGGTGATCACCCCGCTCCGGAAACAGACCACACCCACCACCCGGCTCATGCCAGCCACGAACACCACGCAGATGCCGACACCCACGGCCAGGCGATGCCCCACGGTCACCCGCACTCCGTCCTGGACGAAGACCACCAGGTTCATGGTCACGGCGAACACGCCGGGCACAGCACCGCAATGTTTCGGGACCGCTTCTGGTGGTCGCTGATTCTGTCCATTCCCGTCGTTATTTTCAGCCCCATGGTCGCCCACCTGCTCGGCTACCACCTCCCGGCATTCCCCGGATCCACCTGGGTCCCCCCGGTACTGGACACGATCATCTTCGTCTACGGCGGAACGCCTTTCCTCAAGGGCGGATGGAAGGAACTGAAATCCCGCCAACCCGGGATGATGCTCCTGATTGCCATGGCCATCACCGTGGCGTTTGTCGCCTCCTGGGTCACCACTCTGGGGCTGGGCGGTTTTGACCTGGACTTCTGGTGGGAGCTGGCCCTGCTGGTGACCATCATGCTGCTGGGCCACTGGCTGGAGATGCGCGCTCTCGGGGGTGCGTCCTCCGCGCTTGACGCGCTGGCTGCCCTGCTGCCGGATGAGGCCGAGAAAGTCATCGACGGGACCACCCGCACCGTGGCCACCTCCGAGCTGGTCGTCGACGACGTCGTGCTGGTGAGGGCCGGTGCCCGGGTGCCGGCCGACGGAACCATCCTCGACGGAGCCGCCGAATTCGATGAGGCGATGATCACCGGCGAATCCCGTCCCGTCTTCCGCGACACCGGTGACAAGGTGGTCGCCGGTACCGTGGCCACCGACAACACCGTCCGCGTCCGGGTGGAGGCTACCGGCGGGGACACCGCCCTGGCCGGGATCCAACGCATGGTTGCCGACGCACAGGAGTCCTCCTCCCGGGCCCAGGCCCTGGCGGATCGGGCGGCGGCGTTGTTGTTCTGGTTCGCGCTGATCTCTGCTCTGATCACCGCGGTGGTGTGGACTATCATCGGCAGCCCGGACGATGCCGTGGTGCGCACGGTCACGGTGCTGGTCATCGCCTGTCCGCACGCCCTGGGCCTGGCGATTCCGCTGGTCATTGCGATCTCCACCGAGCGGGCCGCGAAATCCGGGGTGCTCATCAAGGACCGGATGGCGCTCGAGCGGATGCGCACCATCGACGTGGTGCTCTTCGATAAAACCGGCACCCTGACCGAGGGTGCGCACGCGGTCACCGGTGTCGCGGCAGCTGTCGGCGTCACCGAGGGCGAGCTGCTGGCCCTGGCCGCCGCCGCGGAGGCCGACAGCGAGCACCCCGTGGCCCGCGCCATCGTGGCGGCCGCGGCCGCCCATCCCGAGGCCTCCCGTCGGCAAATCCGTGCAACTGGTTTCAGCGCCGCCTCCGGCCGGGGGGTCCGGGCCACTGTCGATGGCGCTGAGATCCTCGTGGGCGGGCCGAACATGCTGCGCGAGTTCAACCTCACCACCCCGGCCGAGCTCACCGACACCACCAGCGCCTGGACCGGGCGTGGGGCCGGTGTGCTCCATATTGTCCGCGACGGTCAGATCATCGGTGCGGTGGCCGTCGAGGACAAGATCCGCCCCGAATCCCGCGCCGCCGTGAAAGCCCTGCAGGACCGCGGGGTGAAGGTCGCGATGATCACCGGTGACGCGCAGCAGGTGGCCCAGGCGGTTGGCCAGGACCTGGGGATCGATGAGGTCTTCGCCGAGGTCCTGCCCCAGGACAAGGACACCAAGGTCACCCAGTTACAGGAGCGTGGCCTGAGCGTGGCCATGGTCGGCGACGGTGTCAACGACGCCCCGGCCCTGGCCCGCGCCGAGGTCGGCATCGCCATCGGGGCCGGCACGGATGTGGCGATGGAATCCGCCGGAGTGGTCCTGGCCAGTGACGATCCCCGGGCAATGTTGTCGATGATTGAGCTCTCGCAGGCCAGCTACCGCAAGATGATCCAGAACCTCATCTGGGCGTCCGGTTACAACATCTTGGCCGTGCCCCTGGCCGCCGGCGTGCTCGCCTCTAGCGGCATTCTGCTTCCCCCGGCTGCTGCTGCGGTGTTGATGTCGCTGTCGACGATTGTGGTGGCGCTTAACGCTCAGCTGCTGCGCCGGATTGATCTGGACCCGGCCCACCTGGCTCCCACCAGTCCGAAGGAGGAACACACCACGCCTACTCCGGCATCCACCGCCGTCCACTGA
- a CDS encoding GuaB3 family IMP dehydrogenase-related protein, with amino-acid sequence MSDIQIGLSKSARRTYALDDVALAPTRRTRDRRDVDTSWQIDAFKFDTPIVGAPMDSVMSPATAIALGKLGGLGVLNLEGLWTRYEDPQPLLDEITELPEADPASATTRMQQIYAEPIKPELITARLEEIRDSGVIVAGSLTPQNTQEHYETVVQAGADLFVIRGASVSAEHISTSHEPLNLKKFIYELDVPVMVGGVAGYTQAKHLMRTGAAGVLVGFGGGSAMTTRKGLGISAPMATAIADVAAARSDYLDESGGRYVHVIADGGLSRSGDLVKALALGADAVMIGAPLARASEAPGQGWYWGNEAHSRDFPRGVRTPLGVVGTLEEVLYGPSHHVDGTRNIVGALKRAMANCGYLDLKKFQKAEMTLVPEYRG; translated from the coding sequence ATGTCCGATATTCAGATTGGGCTCTCTAAGAGCGCCCGCCGCACCTATGCGCTTGACGATGTGGCGCTGGCACCGACGCGCCGCACCCGTGACCGTCGCGATGTCGATACGTCATGGCAGATTGACGCCTTCAAATTTGACACCCCAATTGTGGGCGCACCGATGGACTCTGTGATGTCTCCAGCGACTGCGATTGCGCTCGGAAAGCTCGGTGGTTTAGGCGTGCTCAACCTAGAAGGCTTGTGGACTCGCTATGAGGACCCGCAGCCGCTTCTAGACGAAATTACTGAGCTTCCCGAAGCTGATCCTGCCTCTGCTACCACGCGCATGCAGCAGATTTACGCTGAGCCGATTAAGCCCGAGCTGATTACCGCGCGCCTAGAAGAAATTCGTGATTCGGGTGTTATTGTGGCGGGCTCGCTTACCCCGCAGAACACCCAAGAACATTACGAAACGGTGGTGCAGGCTGGGGCCGATCTTTTCGTGATTCGCGGTGCTTCGGTCTCTGCGGAGCATATTTCGACCTCGCATGAACCGCTGAACCTCAAGAAATTCATTTACGAGCTGGATGTGCCTGTTATGGTCGGCGGCGTGGCAGGGTACACTCAGGCGAAGCACCTGATGCGCACCGGTGCCGCCGGTGTTCTGGTTGGGTTCGGCGGCGGTTCTGCGATGACCACCCGTAAGGGGCTTGGTATTTCCGCACCGATGGCAACCGCTATTGCCGATGTTGCTGCGGCCCGTTCGGACTACCTGGACGAATCCGGCGGACGATATGTTCATGTGATTGCCGACGGCGGGCTCAGCCGTTCCGGTGATCTGGTGAAGGCGCTGGCTCTGGGCGCGGATGCGGTGATGATCGGCGCGCCCCTGGCGCGCGCATCTGAGGCGCCGGGCCAGGGCTGGTACTGGGGCAATGAGGCGCATTCGCGGGACTTCCCGCGTGGGGTGCGCACCCCCTTGGGCGTGGTTGGAACTCTCGAAGAGGTGCTGTATGGGCCCTCGCACCATGTGGATGGTACCCGCAATATTGTGGGCGCCCTCAAACGCGCAATGGCGAACTGCGGCTACCTGGATTTGAAGAAGTTCCAGAAGGCAGAGATGACACTCGTGCCTGAATATCGGGGATAA
- a CDS encoding DUF305 domain-containing protein yields the protein MKRTLVLSALAVASTLALAACGKATESGNTDATTSATSTATTTAETTETTTATTEADGEISADYNDADIMFAQMMIPHHQQAVEMSEMLLAKEGIPAQVVEFAQGVIDAQGPEIDRMNAMLEAWGQQPVTDSGGMGTMDEMGGMDHGEMGGMSGMMSQEDMTALEEAQGTEAARLYLEQMTAHHEGAVDMARDEVADGQNPHAITLAEQIINDQEAEIAQMQQMLTDL from the coding sequence ATGAAGCGCACCCTTGTTCTTTCCGCTCTCGCCGTGGCCTCCACCCTGGCGCTGGCTGCCTGCGGTAAGGCCACCGAGTCAGGCAACACCGACGCCACCACCTCGGCCACCAGCACTGCGACGACTACCGCTGAGACGACCGAGACCACCACGGCGACGACTGAGGCGGACGGGGAGATCTCCGCCGATTACAACGACGCGGACATCATGTTTGCCCAGATGATGATCCCCCATCACCAGCAGGCCGTGGAGATGAGTGAGATGCTCCTGGCCAAGGAGGGTATCCCCGCCCAGGTCGTGGAGTTTGCCCAGGGGGTTATTGACGCCCAGGGACCGGAGATTGACCGGATGAACGCCATGCTCGAGGCCTGGGGCCAGCAGCCGGTCACCGACTCTGGGGGCATGGGGACCATGGACGAGATGGGTGGAATGGATCACGGCGAGATGGGTGGCATGAGCGGGATGATGAGCCAGGAGGACATGACAGCCCTTGAGGAAGCCCAGGGCACCGAGGCTGCCCGCCTCTACCTGGAGCAGATGACCGCCCACCACGAAGGTGCGGTCGACATGGCCCGTGACGAGGTTGCTGACGGCCAGAATCCCCATGCGATCACCCTGGCCGAACAAATTATCAACGACCAGGAAGCCGAGATCGCCCAGATGCAGCAGATGCTCACTGACCTATGA
- the guaB gene encoding IMP dehydrogenase, which translates to MTVPTALTDDPFGFTGLTYDDVLLLPGNTDVIPSDADTSTRLSKRITLGTPIISAAMDTVTDSQMAISMARLGGMGVIHRNLSIEDQAAHVDRVKRSESGMIINPVTIGADATIGEYDNLCGYYKVSGLPVVTEDGKLEGIITNRDIRYLSRSDYESTLVRDVMTPMPLITGSPNLTKDEAFALLSKNKIERLPLIDEAGKLAGLITLKDFVKTEQYPRATKDDDGRLRVGAAIGFFGDGYERAMALVEAGVDALFVDTANGHSQGVLDMISRLKKDPAAAHVDVIGGQAATREGAQAIIDAGADAVKVGVGPGSICTTRIIAGVGVPQVTAINESAKAAIPAGVPLIADGGMQHSGEIGKALVAGADSVMLGSLLAGTAEAPGDLIFMNGKQFKAYRGMGSLGAMQTRGRHKSYSKDRYFQADVSSEEKLIPEGIEGQVPFRGPLSAVLHQLEGGLRQTMFYVGSRTIEELKTKGKFVRITPAGLKESHPHDITMTVEAPNYRR; encoded by the coding sequence ATGACTGTCCCCACCGCCCTGACCGACGATCCCTTCGGTTTCACTGGTCTGACCTATGATGACGTGTTGCTTCTACCCGGCAACACCGATGTTATTCCCTCCGATGCCGATACCAGCACTCGACTCTCCAAGCGTATTACCCTGGGCACCCCCATTATTTCCGCTGCGATGGATACCGTGACTGATTCCCAGATGGCGATTTCGATGGCGCGCCTAGGCGGCATGGGCGTGATCCACCGCAACCTTTCGATCGAGGATCAGGCAGCACATGTTGATCGCGTGAAACGCTCCGAATCGGGCATGATCATTAATCCCGTCACCATCGGTGCTGACGCAACTATCGGCGAATACGATAATCTGTGCGGCTATTACAAGGTTTCGGGTCTGCCGGTGGTCACCGAAGATGGCAAACTTGAAGGTATTATTACCAACCGCGATATTCGCTACCTCTCGCGCTCGGACTATGAAAGCACTCTCGTGCGTGATGTTATGACCCCGATGCCGCTCATTACCGGTTCACCGAACCTCACGAAGGATGAAGCCTTCGCTCTGCTCTCGAAGAATAAAATCGAGCGTTTGCCCCTCATTGACGAGGCCGGTAAACTTGCCGGGCTGATTACCCTCAAAGACTTTGTGAAGACCGAACAGTACCCGCGCGCCACCAAGGATGACGATGGTCGCCTGCGTGTTGGCGCTGCTATCGGTTTCTTCGGCGACGGCTACGAACGCGCTATGGCCCTGGTCGAGGCCGGAGTGGATGCGCTCTTCGTCGATACCGCCAACGGACATTCCCAAGGCGTGCTCGATATGATTTCCCGCCTGAAGAAAGATCCCGCAGCCGCACATGTCGATGTGATTGGCGGTCAGGCGGCAACCCGTGAAGGCGCTCAGGCCATTATTGATGCGGGCGCAGATGCCGTGAAAGTCGGCGTGGGTCCCGGATCAATTTGCACCACTCGTATTATCGCGGGTGTGGGCGTACCCCAGGTAACCGCGATTAACGAATCCGCGAAGGCAGCTATTCCCGCCGGTGTTCCGCTTATCGCCGACGGCGGCATGCAGCACTCCGGCGAGATCGGCAAGGCTCTGGTTGCTGGCGCCGATTCCGTGATGCTTGGCTCGCTTCTGGCGGGAACCGCCGAGGCCCCCGGCGATCTGATTTTCATGAACGGTAAGCAGTTCAAAGCCTACCGCGGCATGGGCTCGCTGGGCGCTATGCAGACCCGCGGTCGCCACAAATCATACTCGAAAGACCGTTATTTCCAGGCAGATGTTTCCAGCGAAGAGAAGCTGATTCCCGAGGGAATTGAGGGGCAGGTTCCGTTCCGCGGACCGCTTTCTGCCGTGCTGCATCAGCTTGAGGGTGGTCTGCGCCAGACCATGTTCTACGTGGGTTCACGCACCATTGAGGAGCTTAAGACCAAGGGTAAGTTTGTGCGCATCACCCCGGCGGGTCTGAAAGAATCTCATCCGCACGATATTACGATGACTGTCGAGGCGCCTAACTACCGCCGTTAA
- a CDS encoding heavy-metal-associated domain-containing protein, giving the protein MITSPPRLLPMTSHDCSCCGPASRADTASIPAASDSSAGGSSPSYQVTGLTCGHCAKSVTQALQALPQVDDVQVDLAAGGVSTVTVTGVVPPEMVRRAIEATGYTVLS; this is encoded by the coding sequence ATGATCACCTCCCCGCCCCGCCTCTTGCCGATGACCTCCCACGACTGCAGCTGTTGCGGACCTGCCTCACGTGCCGACACCGCCTCCATCCCTGCCGCCAGCGACTCGTCAGCAGGAGGGTCCTCCCCTAGCTACCAGGTCACCGGCCTGACCTGCGGGCACTGCGCGAAAAGCGTGACCCAGGCCCTTCAGGCCCTCCCCCAGGTCGACGACGTCCAGGTTGATCTCGCTGCTGGTGGTGTTTCCACCGTCACGGTCACCGGTGTCGTACCTCCGGAGATGGTTCGCCGGGCTATCGAGGCGACCGGCTACACCGTCTTATCCTGA